A window of the Nitrospirota bacterium genome harbors these coding sequences:
- a CDS encoding ORF6N domain-containing protein, with protein sequence MSALVPRERIEQTILLIRGHNVMLDSDLAQLYGVTVGRLNEAVKRNEDRFPGDFMFQLTKAEFENLKSQIAISSSKWGGRRHAPYAFTEQGVAMLSSVLHSKRAIEVNIAIMRTFVRLREMISSNKVLARRLTDLEKKYDGQFRVVFEAIRELMAEPTPKSRRIGFKT encoded by the coding sequence ATGAGCGCTCTGGTACCTCGCGAACGAATTGAACAGACAATCCTTCTGATCCGTGGCCATAACGTGATGCTGGATAGCGATTTGGCTCAGCTCTACGGCGTCACAGTGGGAAGATTGAACGAAGCCGTCAAAAGAAACGAGGATCGTTTTCCCGGTGATTTCATGTTCCAGTTAACAAAAGCGGAGTTTGAAAACTTGAAATCGCAAATTGCGATATCAAGTTCGAAGTGGGGTGGCAGAAGGCATGCGCCCTATGCCTTTACCGAGCAGGGTGTCGCAATGTTGTCCAGCGTGTTGCATAGCAAGCGCGCCATCGAAGTGAACATCGCCATCATGCGCACCTTTGTTCGTCTGCGTGAGATGATTAGTTCGAACAAAGTTCTTGCCCGACGCCTCACAGATCTGGAGAAGAAGTATGACGGCCAGTTTCGTGTCGTCTTCGAAGCCATTCGTGAATTGATGGCGGAGCCGACACCAAAATCCCGCCGCATCGGATTCAAGACTTGA
- a CDS encoding cupin domain-containing protein, with protein sequence MNVVHLSDYQRFSSEKMKKNNIFQTPRFFCDVYCFEPGQEQKGHTHGEQDKVYLVLEGRGTFQVGSEKQVLGPGQGTMAPAGEEHGVKNHTDQRLKVLVFVAPNPS encoded by the coding sequence CTATCTGATTATCAGCGGTTTAGCTCTGAGAAGATGAAGAAGAACAACATCTTTCAGACGCCACGATTCTTTTGTGACGTCTATTGCTTCGAGCCGGGGCAGGAACAGAAAGGCCATACCCACGGCGAGCAGGATAAGGTCTATCTCGTGCTTGAGGGGCGGGGTACGTTTCAGGTCGGTTCAGAGAAACAGGTTCTTGGTCCAGGGCAAGGGACCATGGCGCCAGCCGGAGAAGAACATGGTGTGAAGAACCACACAGACCAGCGCCTGAAAGTCCTCGTGTTCGTCGCGCCGAATCCATCTTAA